A single genomic interval of Terriglobus albidus harbors:
- the pncA gene encoding bifunctional nicotinamidase/pyrazinamidase yields MTHQPTDALVIIDLQNDFCPGGALEVRNGDEIVPLINRLQERFGHVILTQDWHPAGHISFATSHPGAQPFETIQVAYGPQVLWPDHCLQGSAGAAFHPQLDTTRAELIVRKGYNPRIDSYSAFLDNDHSTPTGLGGALKERGIQRLSFCGLAYDYCVHFSAMDAVSLGFTACVIEDACRAIDLNGSVARVNVEMQRAGIARISSDTLL; encoded by the coding sequence ATGACGCATCAGCCCACTGACGCCCTCGTCATCATCGATCTGCAGAACGATTTCTGCCCCGGCGGTGCGCTTGAGGTTCGAAACGGCGACGAGATCGTTCCTCTGATCAATCGCCTGCAGGAGCGTTTTGGCCACGTCATTCTTACCCAGGACTGGCATCCGGCGGGGCATATCTCGTTTGCGACCTCCCATCCCGGCGCCCAGCCCTTCGAGACCATTCAGGTGGCTTATGGCCCCCAGGTCCTCTGGCCCGATCACTGCCTCCAGGGGAGCGCAGGCGCCGCCTTCCACCCGCAGCTCGACACCACACGCGCCGAGTTGATTGTCCGTAAGGGCTACAACCCGCGCATTGACTCTTACTCCGCCTTTCTGGATAACGACCACTCCACCCCGACCGGCCTCGGCGGCGCCCTGAAAGAACGTGGCATCCAACGCCTGTCCTTCTGCGGACTGGCCTATGACTACTGTGTTCACTTTTCCGCCATGGACGCCGTCTCCCTTGGCTTTACCGCCTGCGTCATTGAAGATGCCTGCCGTGCCATCGACCTCAACGGCTCCGTCGCTCGAGTCAATGTGGAGATGCAGCGGGCCGGTATCGCCCGCATCTCAAGCGACACGTTGCTCTAG
- a CDS encoding trimeric intracellular cation channel family protein, with protein MLPALPHAPIRSSTISTVIEYLALGVGAFAGALAVRRDQRYHYDWIGVLGLGMISGVGGGVTRDIILQQGVPLSFDHPSYLTCALGGASLALFFGSVVGARVQRFIFFIDALSLGLFAVAGATRAQDAGLAFLPCLLLGITTAVGGGALRDVFSGRTPAVFERGEPYALAATAAAATYLTAERLGLSPETSSTLGSAMGFLLRLLSNFFAWRTPSMRLNRKG; from the coding sequence ATGCTGCCCGCGCTGCCGCATGCTCCTATCCGCAGCTCTACGATCTCGACCGTCATTGAGTATCTGGCGCTGGGAGTCGGTGCGTTTGCAGGAGCGTTGGCGGTACGGCGCGACCAGCGCTACCACTATGACTGGATAGGGGTGCTGGGTCTGGGAATGATCTCCGGTGTGGGTGGTGGTGTAACCCGCGACATCATCCTGCAGCAGGGCGTACCGCTTTCGTTTGACCACCCGTCTTATCTCACCTGCGCCCTTGGAGGCGCGAGCCTGGCGCTGTTCTTCGGCTCGGTGGTGGGAGCGCGCGTGCAGCGTTTCATCTTTTTTATCGATGCACTCTCCCTGGGTCTGTTTGCGGTCGCCGGGGCGACCCGGGCGCAGGACGCCGGCCTGGCGTTCTTACCATGCCTGCTGCTGGGAATTACCACGGCCGTCGGCGGGGGAGCCCTGAGGGATGTCTTCAGTGGCCGGACACCGGCCGTCTTTGAGAGGGGCGAGCCATATGCCCTGGCTGCAACCGCTGCTGCTGCAACCTATCTGACAGCCGAACGGCTGGGATTGTCCCCGGAGACCAGCTCAACCCTGGGATCTGCGATGGGTTTCCTGCTGCGCCTTTTATCGAATTTCTTCGCCTGGCGAACTCCCTCCATGCGCCTGAACCGCAAGGGATAA
- a CDS encoding c-type cytochrome, producing the protein MAKRSSKGSSSTSGLLLGALLGGGLVAGAGYLYSHPAALRGVRNSVGIHGDYPGAEGGGAEKSGSEAASAASRPPVTKPQDKSRSQVETPAPSEVAPPNPAAVAAGQPPFAASEDVFEAAAPIYRKQCAACHGTPSGKPRVGGAPQFWVAGAPGVGHKAPSAIYTVIAKGSPKASGHAFAGKLTSQQIWQLTLLLKEAGNDLPDPVRNLMGD; encoded by the coding sequence ATGGCCAAACGATCCAGTAAAGGCTCTTCCAGTACATCCGGCTTGCTGCTTGGCGCGCTGCTGGGTGGCGGACTTGTTGCGGGTGCAGGATATTTGTATTCGCATCCGGCGGCGCTGCGCGGTGTCCGCAACTCCGTAGGAATCCACGGCGACTATCCAGGAGCAGAGGGCGGGGGAGCAGAGAAATCAGGCTCTGAGGCCGCGTCTGCAGCGAGTCGGCCGCCAGTGACGAAGCCTCAGGATAAGTCGCGTTCACAGGTGGAGACGCCTGCTCCGTCCGAGGTGGCGCCTCCGAATCCGGCTGCCGTTGCCGCCGGGCAGCCTCCCTTTGCCGCCAGCGAGGATGTCTTTGAGGCTGCGGCGCCGATCTACCGGAAGCAATGTGCTGCGTGCCATGGAACGCCCAGCGGAAAGCCACGGGTGGGAGGAGCTCCGCAGTTTTGGGTTGCGGGTGCGCCCGGTGTGGGCCATAAGGCGCCATCGGCGATTTATACGGTGATTGCCAAAGGGAGTCCCAAAGCCAGCGGTCATGCCTTTGCCGGCAAACTGACCAGCCAGCAGATCTGGCAGCTCACGTTGTTGCTGAAGGAAGCGGGCAACGATCTGCCCGATCCGGTTCGAAATCTGATGGGAGATTAA
- a CDS encoding AraC family transcriptional regulator, producing MSSLASIHAQINRVLDRMDSGEGIRPTELPGLRTVRCHKNIPRSSVLYEPSIVMVTSGSKRGYVGSRSFVYDTENYLVLAAPLPFECETFCEPHAPLRGVSILLDMAVLADLVLKLPPAPAQANPQPRTIDATPLPEALAEAALRLLEAYENPNDRMILGPQIMREITYRVLTGPRGQVLRDLLAMQGNISQVYRAMHRIHTEYDRQLDIPTLACDAGMSLSAFHHHFKNMTSTSPLQYLKTTRLHKARLMMIQEGIGPSAAATRVGYESPSQFSREFKRLFGVSPAEEALRLRSNLGAQTQPPLRVAMI from the coding sequence GTGAGCAGCCTGGCCTCCATTCACGCCCAGATCAACCGCGTCCTCGACCGCATGGACAGCGGGGAGGGCATTCGGCCGACCGAGCTTCCAGGCCTGCGCACGGTCCGGTGTCATAAGAACATCCCTCGCAGCTCCGTGCTCTATGAGCCCTCCATCGTGATGGTGACCAGCGGCAGCAAACGCGGCTACGTCGGCAGCCGAAGCTTTGTCTACGACACCGAAAACTACCTGGTCCTCGCCGCACCGCTGCCCTTCGAGTGTGAGACCTTCTGCGAGCCTCATGCGCCATTGCGCGGCGTCTCTATTCTGCTCGACATGGCTGTCCTCGCCGACCTCGTCCTCAAGCTGCCTCCTGCCCCGGCGCAAGCCAACCCACAGCCCAGGACCATCGATGCCACACCGCTGCCGGAAGCGCTTGCCGAGGCTGCACTGCGCCTCCTGGAAGCCTACGAAAATCCCAACGATCGCATGATCCTCGGCCCGCAGATCATGCGCGAGATCACCTATCGCGTCCTCACCGGGCCTCGCGGACAGGTTCTGCGCGATCTGCTGGCGATGCAAGGCAACATCAGCCAGGTCTATCGGGCTATGCATCGCATTCACACTGAATACGACCGGCAGCTCGATATCCCTACGCTGGCCTGTGATGCCGGCATGAGTCTCTCTGCCTTCCACCACCACTTCAAAAACATGACCTCCACCTCACCGCTGCAGTACCTGAAGACAACGCGGCTGCATAAGGCGAGGCTCATGATGATCCAGGAGGGCATCGGCCCGTCGGCAGCGGCAACCCGTGTCGGCTACGAAAGTCCCTCTCAGTTTTCCCGGGAGTTCAAACGGCTCTTCGGAGTTTCCCCTGCGGAGGAGGCGCTTCGTCTGCGGTCCAATCTCGGCGCGCAGACGCAACCCCCACTCCGCGTCGCCATGATCTAA
- a CDS encoding NAD(P)-dependent alcohol dehydrogenase codes for MIATKGYAVHNATTDPTPWNFEHRDPGPNDVLLDILFCGICHSDIHQARNEWGNAMFPMVPGHEIVGKVAAVGSAVTKFKVGDSAAIGCMVDSCRTCPSCKAGEEQYCENFATVFTYNSKDKQGNLTFGGYANHIVADEAFVLKVPGNLDLAAAAPLLCAGITTYSPLKHFGAGPGKKVGIIGLGGLGHMGLKFSHAFGAKTVQFTTSPSKIEDAKKLGADEVILTKEADWTKNHIHSFDFILDCVAAPHDVNPYLSLLKRDGVYCTVGVPETPLSIQAFSVLGRKHVTGSMIGGIKETQEMLDFCGQHNIVSDIEMTSFTKLSEAWTRVVKADVKYRFVLDCKAL; via the coding sequence ATGATTGCCACCAAAGGCTACGCCGTGCATAATGCGACCACTGACCCGACCCCGTGGAACTTTGAGCATCGCGATCCCGGTCCCAACGATGTCCTGCTCGACATCCTCTTCTGCGGCATCTGTCACTCCGATATCCACCAGGCGCGCAATGAGTGGGGCAATGCCATGTTTCCCATGGTTCCCGGCCATGAGATCGTCGGCAAGGTTGCCGCGGTAGGCTCGGCCGTCACCAAGTTCAAGGTGGGCGACTCTGCCGCCATCGGCTGTATGGTCGACTCCTGCCGCACCTGCCCCTCCTGCAAAGCCGGAGAAGAGCAGTACTGCGAGAACTTCGCCACCGTCTTCACCTATAACTCCAAGGACAAGCAGGGCAACCTCACCTTCGGCGGATATGCCAATCACATCGTCGCCGACGAAGCCTTCGTGCTGAAGGTCCCCGGCAACCTCGACCTCGCCGCCGCTGCCCCTCTGCTCTGCGCCGGTATCACCACCTACTCTCCGCTGAAGCACTTCGGCGCCGGCCCCGGAAAGAAGGTTGGAATCATCGGTCTGGGTGGCCTGGGCCACATGGGCCTGAAGTTCTCGCATGCCTTCGGAGCGAAGACCGTGCAGTTCACTACTTCTCCCTCCAAGATCGAGGACGCGAAGAAGCTGGGCGCCGATGAAGTCATTCTGACTAAGGAAGCCGACTGGACCAAGAACCACATCCACAGCTTCGACTTCATCCTGGACTGCGTCGCCGCGCCGCACGACGTGAACCCGTATCTCAGCCTGCTGAAGCGTGATGGTGTCTACTGCACGGTCGGCGTTCCGGAAACTCCTCTGTCCATCCAGGCCTTCAGCGTGCTTGGCCGTAAGCATGTCACCGGTTCCATGATCGGCGGCATCAAGGAGACCCAGGAGATGCTGGACTTCTGCGGACAGCACAACATCGTTTCGGACATCGAGATGACCAGCTTCACCAAGCTGTCAGAAGCATGGACTCGCGTCGTCAAGGCCGACGTGAAGTATCGCTTCGTCCTCGACTGCAAAGCGCTGTAA
- a CDS encoding acyl-CoA thioesterase, giving the protein MPAPTAEARIRVRYAETDQMGVVYHANYVVWFEVGRVELLRSIGLPYKQLEEEGILIAVAEVNARYKRPARYDDEIAVRTTVKQVRGSIIRIGYQVVRVTDEELLCEGETVHVVIDREFKRANLPDAYAARMAGEQ; this is encoded by the coding sequence ATGCCAGCACCGACAGCCGAAGCACGTATCCGGGTCCGCTATGCCGAGACCGACCAGATGGGCGTGGTGTACCACGCGAACTATGTTGTCTGGTTCGAGGTTGGTAGAGTGGAACTTCTGCGCTCAATCGGCCTGCCGTACAAGCAGCTTGAGGAAGAGGGCATCCTGATCGCTGTAGCGGAGGTAAACGCACGCTACAAGCGTCCGGCGAGATATGACGATGAGATCGCGGTCCGTACGACCGTGAAGCAGGTTCGGGGATCGATCATCCGTATCGGCTATCAGGTCGTCCGCGTTACGGATGAGGAACTGCTCTGCGAGGGGGAGACGGTGCACGTAGTGATCGACCGCGAGTTCAAGCGGGCGAATCTGCCAGATGCGTATGCTGCCCGGATGGCAGGGGAGCAGTAA
- a CDS encoding DUF481 domain-containing protein, whose protein sequence is MSLFKRVRGVVLFLILAPAIMPAEDKPAADKPNTEKSNPDVIVFKNGDQLTGTLVRGVGDSIIFKSDIVGEVTIPLSKIKELRSNGSFAVLKKDTPATRTNTQTGMVTVDDHTVTLMHPMGQVETVPVSNVAYIIDQSVYDRELEKKAGPLYGWAGTVTGGASFVQSTQHGGTFTAGVKLVRTIPSVPYLQTRNRTIFDLSEAYGKLTTPVIPQTTPPTPDSVVKTSIFHTDVERDQYVSKKFYYLGTLAFDHNFSSGLDLQQIYGAGVGWTPVLDAKQQLDVKGDIHYEKQQFEDSTSNLNLIGASIGEAYKRTLPRSMIFTQTLQFLPAFNEPKAYSANFSTGLAMPVFKKLGMSIAASDSFLNNPSPGFKKNTFQFITGVTYTLP, encoded by the coding sequence ATGTCCCTGTTCAAACGTGTGCGCGGAGTGGTGCTGTTCCTGATTCTGGCCCCAGCCATCATGCCGGCGGAAGATAAGCCGGCCGCAGATAAACCGAACACAGAAAAATCAAACCCCGACGTCATCGTCTTCAAGAATGGCGATCAATTAACCGGAACCCTGGTGCGCGGCGTCGGCGATTCCATCATCTTCAAGAGCGATATTGTCGGGGAAGTCACCATTCCCCTAAGCAAGATCAAGGAGCTCCGCTCCAACGGCAGCTTCGCCGTCCTCAAGAAAGACACCCCTGCGACCCGTACCAATACCCAGACCGGCATGGTCACCGTCGACGACCACACCGTCACCCTGATGCATCCCATGGGACAGGTTGAGACGGTCCCGGTCAGCAACGTGGCCTACATCATCGACCAGAGCGTCTACGACCGCGAACTCGAAAAGAAGGCCGGCCCTCTCTATGGATGGGCAGGCACCGTCACCGGCGGCGCCTCCTTTGTTCAGAGCACCCAGCACGGCGGCACTTTTACCGCCGGCGTGAAACTGGTCCGCACCATCCCTTCAGTGCCCTATCTGCAGACACGGAATCGCACCATCTTCGACCTCTCAGAGGCCTACGGAAAACTCACCACGCCGGTGATTCCGCAAACGACTCCACCAACGCCTGACTCCGTGGTCAAAACCAGCATCTTCCACACGGATGTCGAACGCGACCAGTACGTCTCGAAGAAGTTCTATTACCTGGGCACTCTGGCCTTCGATCACAACTTCTCCTCCGGCCTGGATCTGCAACAAATCTACGGCGCCGGCGTCGGTTGGACCCCCGTCCTGGACGCGAAACAACAACTCGACGTCAAAGGCGATATTCACTACGAGAAACAGCAGTTTGAGGATTCAACCAGCAATCTGAACCTGATCGGCGCAAGCATTGGTGAGGCCTACAAGCGAACCCTGCCGCGTTCCATGATCTTCACCCAAACCCTGCAGTTCCTGCCGGCCTTCAACGAACCCAAGGCTTATTCGGCAAACTTCAGTACCGGGTTAGCGATGCCGGTCTTCAAAAAGCTCGGCATGAGCATCGCCGCCAGCGACTCCTTCCTGAACAACCCATCGCCAGGCTTCAAAAAGAACACCTTCCAGTTCATCACTGGCGTAACCTACACTCTTCCGTAG
- a CDS encoding Crp/Fnr family transcriptional regulator, which translates to MPVINRLQKGCKDCAVRHPNSFCALDPDALERLDTLGQQIDVEPRTIVVEEEGKPRNLYVVCAGRLKVVVSSESGHSLLLRIAGPGDVIGLAAVLRNVPYEASAESLEPCRLKRIPQSAFLEFMHSHAQVSQNCANEAAAEYQQALISARRLALSGSAAARLANTLIEWAHPRDLSAPARFAMTLTHEELGSMAGITRETTSRLLARFEREALIHRRGAFLEIPRPDRLAALTE; encoded by the coding sequence ATGCCTGTCATCAACCGGCTTCAGAAAGGCTGTAAGGATTGCGCCGTCCGCCATCCCAACAGCTTCTGCGCTCTGGATCCTGATGCACTGGAAAGACTGGATACCCTCGGCCAACAGATCGACGTCGAACCTCGCACCATCGTCGTCGAAGAAGAGGGCAAGCCGCGCAATCTGTATGTCGTGTGCGCCGGCCGTCTGAAGGTGGTTGTCTCCTCCGAGAGCGGCCACTCGCTTCTGCTGCGCATCGCCGGCCCCGGCGATGTGATCGGCCTGGCCGCTGTGCTGCGCAATGTTCCATATGAGGCCTCAGCCGAAAGCCTTGAGCCCTGCCGTCTGAAGCGCATTCCCCAGTCAGCATTCCTGGAGTTCATGCATAGTCACGCGCAGGTAAGCCAGAACTGCGCCAATGAAGCAGCAGCAGAGTATCAGCAGGCGCTTATCTCGGCACGCCGCCTGGCTCTCTCAGGCTCGGCCGCTGCCCGTCTTGCAAATACGTTGATTGAATGGGCGCACCCCCGCGACCTTAGCGCTCCGGCACGTTTTGCCATGACTCTCACGCACGAAGAGCTGGGTTCGATGGCTGGGATTACGCGCGAGACTACTTCTCGCCTGCTGGCCCGCTTCGAACGCGAAGCCCTCATTCATCGGCGCGGCGCGTTTCTTGAAATTCCCCGCCCTGATCGTCTCGCGGCGTTGACTGAGTAA
- a CDS encoding GvpL/GvpF family gas vesicle protein, with amino-acid sequence MSWYAYCIAERQAFPELSRHRRPMPLENVKGLFGNQVFLFPASDLAVLVSEHSEEDAARIDQQCQKDHARVIADCFKQTTLLPFRFNTTFTDDDALRRSIRSNHRHFVANLERFQGKAEMHLKVLVDDVEGASKMQTCCAGKEYLAGLREQAARQRERQARARALSVQLNRMFLPLAEEISCKRLDSGKLLIDIAHLIDRKCVERYQNKYVQAQQTMKDCQFQLSGPWPPYHFVHRPQTGHQTHQPAVPAQVVAAAARVPVAAVSA; translated from the coding sequence ATGTCTTGGTATGCATACTGTATCGCTGAACGTCAGGCGTTTCCGGAACTTTCGCGGCATCGTCGTCCGATGCCCCTGGAGAACGTAAAGGGCCTCTTTGGAAATCAGGTATTCCTCTTTCCGGCGAGCGACCTCGCCGTTCTGGTTTCTGAGCACTCTGAGGAAGATGCAGCCCGCATCGATCAGCAGTGCCAGAAGGATCACGCACGCGTGATCGCCGACTGTTTTAAACAGACGACGCTTTTGCCATTTCGTTTCAACACTACGTTTACGGATGACGACGCGCTGCGGCGGTCGATCCGTTCCAACCATCGCCACTTTGTCGCCAACCTGGAGCGCTTCCAGGGCAAGGCGGAGATGCATCTGAAGGTCCTGGTCGACGACGTCGAAGGCGCCTCCAAGATGCAGACCTGCTGTGCCGGCAAAGAGTATCTGGCTGGTCTGCGTGAGCAGGCTGCCCGCCAGCGTGAGCGTCAGGCTCGCGCCCGGGCACTGTCGGTACAACTGAACCGTATGTTCCTGCCGCTGGCGGAGGAGATCTCCTGCAAGCGCCTGGACTCCGGCAAGCTGTTGATCGACATCGCTCACCTGATCGATCGCAAGTGTGTGGAGCGTTACCAGAATAAGTACGTCCAGGCGCAGCAGACGATGAAGGATTGCCAATTCCAGCTTTCCGGCCCCTGGCCGCCGTATCACTTCGTGCATCGTCCTCAGACCGGGCATCAGACCCACCAGCCGGCGGTTCCGGCTCAGGTGGTCGCTGCCGCGGCACGTGTGCCGGTGGCTGCTGTCAGCGCATAA
- a CDS encoding porin family protein, with amino-acid sequence MFGLKRIVCALALAALVGTAFHGEAQQDRRQRRMNANRQARIAKMIEDTYSHKYEVFGGVGYLRFRSGDFLQRNNEISWQVAGNYYLNPRWAVVGDVRGHYGNAKTGNNPYNIWDPLITHYTFMGGPQYRFYRKERLSANVNVLGGMAMGNFDGGSKGVPAPALGLWKTGNAGAFALGGSVDYSFYPNLAFRIAPTYQITTFGSTLQHNVGFNAGLVYRWGHQSK; translated from the coding sequence ATGTTCGGTTTGAAGCGGATCGTGTGCGCGCTGGCCTTGGCCGCGCTTGTGGGAACGGCTTTTCACGGCGAGGCACAACAGGACCGCCGGCAGCGGCGCATGAACGCCAATCGCCAGGCGCGTATCGCCAAAATGATTGAGGACACCTACTCTCACAAGTACGAGGTCTTCGGCGGCGTCGGCTACCTGCGCTTCCGTTCGGGTGATTTCCTGCAGCGCAACAATGAGATCAGCTGGCAGGTTGCTGGGAACTACTACCTGAACCCGCGCTGGGCGGTCGTCGGTGATGTCCGCGGCCACTATGGCAATGCCAAGACGGGCAACAACCCCTATAACATCTGGGATCCGCTCATCACGCACTACACCTTCATGGGCGGACCGCAGTACCGCTTCTATCGCAAGGAACGTCTGAGCGCGAACGTCAACGTGCTTGGCGGTATGGCGATGGGTAATTTCGATGGCGGCTCCAAGGGCGTTCCCGCTCCTGCACTGGGCCTATGGAAGACCGGCAACGCCGGCGCCTTCGCCCTCGGCGGCAGCGTGGACTACAGCTTCTACCCGAACCTGGCCTTCCGCATCGCCCCGACCTACCAGATCACGACCTTCGGCTCCACCCTGCAGCACAACGTCGGCTTCAACGCCGGTCTCGTCTATCGCTGGGGCCACCAGAGCAAATAA
- a CDS encoding adenine phosphoribosyltransferase encodes MATPINCEPLKSLVRTVPDFPKPGILFYDITTLLKDKAGFAQMIDAFAAYYIDKDVDLVLGIEARGFIFGPALAYRLNAGFVPVRKPRKLPAATAKVTYDLEYGSDSLEIHLDAVQPGQKVVIVDDLLATGGTMEATTQLVRQLGGIVVGLGFAVELDFLKGRAKFPDYDVYSLLHYNE; translated from the coding sequence ATGGCGACACCCATTAACTGTGAACCACTCAAGTCCCTCGTGCGGACTGTCCCTGATTTCCCCAAGCCCGGCATTCTGTTCTACGACATCACTACTCTGCTGAAGGACAAGGCTGGCTTCGCGCAGATGATCGATGCCTTTGCCGCCTATTACATCGACAAGGATGTTGACCTGGTGCTCGGTATCGAAGCCCGCGGTTTCATCTTCGGACCGGCGCTCGCCTATCGCCTGAATGCCGGTTTCGTACCAGTCCGTAAGCCGCGCAAACTGCCTGCAGCTACCGCCAAAGTCACCTACGACCTCGAGTACGGCTCCGACTCGCTCGAAATCCACCTGGACGCCGTCCAGCCCGGGCAGAAGGTCGTCATCGTCGATGACCTGCTCGCCACCGGCGGCACCATGGAAGCTACCACCCAACTCGTCCGCCAGCTTGGCGGCATCGTGGTCGGCCTGGGCTTCGCCGTCGAGCTCGACTTCCTCAAGGGCCGCGCCAAGTTCCCGGACTACGACGTCTACTCTCTGCTGCACTACAACGAGTAA
- the efp gene encoding elongation factor P encodes MAIPATQMRPGMIIKHNDKLHMVFSVEHRTPGNLRAFIQAKLRNLSSGAMFEHRFRSGDAIDRVVVDEIAMEYLYNDGDDYIFMDTATYEQTTLSREILGDAVDYLLPNIGISVSFYDGKAVGIELPQVVEMTVVETEPGIKSATASSVTKPAKTETGLVVQVPPFINEGEKIRIDTSEGAYMSRA; translated from the coding sequence ATGGCGATTCCCGCCACCCAGATGCGCCCGGGCATGATCATCAAGCACAACGACAAGCTCCACATGGTCTTCTCAGTGGAGCACCGTACCCCCGGTAACCTGCGCGCCTTCATCCAGGCCAAGCTGCGCAACCTCTCCTCCGGAGCCATGTTCGAGCACCGCTTCCGCTCGGGCGACGCCATCGACCGCGTCGTCGTCGATGAAATCGCGATGGAGTACCTGTACAACGACGGTGATGACTACATCTTCATGGACACGGCTACCTACGAGCAGACCACCCTGTCCCGCGAGATTCTTGGCGACGCCGTGGACTACCTGCTCCCGAATATCGGCATCTCCGTCAGCTTCTACGACGGCAAGGCCGTAGGTATCGAGCTTCCACAGGTTGTGGAGATGACCGTCGTTGAGACCGAGCCCGGCATCAAGTCCGCGACCGCCTCGTCCGTAACCAAGCCCGCCAAGACCGAGACCGGTTTGGTGGTGCAGGTTCCTCCCTTCATCAACGAAGGCGAGAAGATCCGCATCGACACCTCCGAAGGCGCCTACATGTCTCGCGCCTAA
- a CDS encoding acylphosphatase, with protein MVRHYLISGRVQGVGFRWFVHREAAELNLNGWVRNLPSGEVECVAAGSGDKLKDLETHLRKGSRGSRVDRLQVHDLDDSEAGKLGPFQIEGAW; from the coding sequence ATGGTGCGTCACTACCTTATCTCCGGTCGCGTGCAGGGTGTTGGCTTTCGCTGGTTCGTCCACCGCGAGGCTGCGGAACTAAACCTCAATGGCTGGGTCCGCAATCTCCCCAGCGGTGAAGTGGAGTGCGTCGCCGCAGGTTCGGGAGATAAACTCAAAGACCTGGAAACGCACCTCCGCAAGGGCTCACGGGGCTCACGCGTCGACCGCCTCCAGGTCCACGATCTCGATGACAGCGAAGCCGGCAAGCTCGGCCCCTTCCAGATTGAAGGAGCGTGGTGA